The Juglans regia cultivar Chandler chromosome 1, Walnut 2.0, whole genome shotgun sequence nucleotide sequence ggaaagtgctctagaaaatatacaaatctAAATCTCTATATATCCTAACCAAtaggatcccttaaataaaaaatatgaaaatcaatttcaattacAGTAGGATTTTGCTAACAGAACAAATCTGATAGGAGTTTGATCTATAGTAGGACTCTGCTGGCAGAATGAGTCTGGTAGGAATTTGATCTACAATAGGGCTCTACTGAAAGTCGCGAAGTCGTCTCCTGAAGGAATGCTGACATTTCGCGATAACTCTTCACTACAATAACAGATTTCAGATCAACCTCTTACCTGGATAAGTGCAAATTCATTGGGACTTGATTTTCCCAattatgacttatctaaacaacttCTACCTCctagataaacttaatattattatagataaagtcaataaatttttttgcattcatccaaaatttccaacttaatgataggataaactctataattttagtcacctaattctatacaaatttattaacttAGTCACTTAGTCCTAaccaaacttttacatctacattttttttttcatttcttcaaattgtaagctcattttttgacctCCCAATTCAGAtcagactatttataatatatatataatttattcatatatagactattattttaaaatataattatatataatttatttatatataaacttttccGAAACAGTATCCAAAAGGGTACCGATACcgaaatatctcatttcaatgtTTTGACCAAAACGGTCACTagtacagtattcaaaacattgtacGTTGGCCtattatagacaagaaaatcatgtagatCCATGCTATTGAAATCAACAGTAATGGCCCATTACAAAGTGTTCTAAAGAAAAAACACTTTCAACTCCTCCTGCGATCTCTCATTGTCTTCAAATGTTAAAGAGATCATCTTCCATGCAGCTTTAATCTATTGCATACCTCTTAGATTTGTCCAGCTGGCCTGCAATGCTACCATTGTctccggcataacccaagacaagTCTAATCTACTGAACGCCTCATTCCATAATATCCGAGCggtctcacaatgtagtaagagatgataTACAGACTCTCCCCCTTCTCTACACATGCAACACTAATCTACAATAATTACCCttcgtttcctcaaattgtcgattgtgagaatcttccccaacaaatctgtccatacaaaaaatgctactttgagAGGCGCCTTATGTCTCCAATGCCTTCTTTACGGAAACTGAGTTTGAGATTCTTGTGTGAGAATCTTGAAAAAATAGCGAACCGAGAATACCTCTTTACCATCAGGTATCCACCACATTAAGTCTTCCTACAGAGTGCTTGGTAATATAGAGTACAGAAGGATGTAAAAATCTGCAAAGCTGCTCATTTTTCAATCATGTGCCGCTCTACTGAAGGTGATGTTCCAACAGATCTGCCCCCGGATATCTCCATAACTTCCGCCACTGATAAATCTTTAGCACTAGCAATATTGAACAGTGAATGGAATATCTCTTGTAGAGTATTATTACCACACCAAATATCTCTCTAGAATTTAATCCTGGATCCCTCACCCAGAAGAAGTTTAGTGTGTCTACTTAAGACCTCCCATCCTTTTCGAATGTGTTTCTATAAACCCACTTCATACGCCTCTTACTTCGTTAGTGCACCATCCCCCTATAAATCTCCATATTTGCTCTCAATCTCCAATTTTTACAGAGCTTCTGGTTCCTTATGATATCTCCACAATCACTTGCCAAGTAACGCTCGATTAAAGGTCCTCATATTTTTGATGCCCAAACCACCATTAGAAATAGGGCGGCATATCGTCATAGGATGGAAGATGTTATTGCaatgataatatttaaattcaagCAAATCTTTCtaccctcattttttttatgtaatggTTCACTTAGTAGTGCATTTACCTCGAGATACACCGCTAGGTGGATCAGTACAATTTATGTGGGTTTGACATTTTGTTCACTATATTTCCATGGGGTTgagaccaatgttttgaataccgtaccggacatCGTACCGGTCAAAgcattggaacgaaatatttcgataccggtaccgtttcgagataacgtttcgggatagtcgatatataaataaattatatatataaatatatataaaaattatattccaaaataatagtctatatataaataaattatatataaatacatatatataaattataaatagtctagtctgaattaggagttaaaaaataagtttgtagtttgaaaaaatgaaaaaaaaaaaaaaaaactcacaggccgaaatatcagcCGGTACCggtcgaaatataggccggtacaggccgaaatttagtccggaATGGCCGCTACCGGCCGGTATGgtcggtattttagccggtacggaaCAGATATAGTACCTTTACCGGCTGGACGGACGgccgaaatgaaaaatttcagccataccggccggtacggtacgaaatttaaaacactggttgAGACGCATTTCAATTGAGCTTAGCAGAATGCTGTGCCAACCAttctcctcgtgagctatctgTATTCTTCCAAAATGTAAGGCCCTTGGGTGCACGATCGGGTTATGATTTAATTGGTggagaattttataaaacacagTGGTACTTGAATAATTTTCGGGAGATTGATAAGTATCTCAGGTATGCCCCATTGTTGAGGCTAAATTTTATCCATATTCCAGACTATTATAGTACCAAACAAAGtgttaattgtattatttttttatctacttagtgagcacatggacaaactgAGGTCACTAGGCGAATGTAGAGGCAAAGCATGAAGAAAAATTTCTGAAATGGTTTGAACAACGTGTatgcatttaaatgaaaatttaaattctttttagttaaaactaattattttattttacattaaccACACTAATGTTTACTATTTCACACGGTAGTTTTTGCAACTATGTGATCAAAATCcacaattattatattttgaattacatgcattggcccgtggtccttCAAATAGAGTACTTTGATACACAGGTTTCACGATTCGAGGCTATAGGTTCTATACCATGGACCATGAACATAATCAGAAGACTTGAAATTGTAGTGGATTGGCCAATGGTAGTCAATCAATAGAGGATATCTACTATGATGTCATACGTAacattattggactaaaatactTGGGCAGGAGtgtgacatatttatttaaatgtgattggaGAGATCTATGAGGTGGTAGGGTATCGAAACATATAGATAGTCACTTCATGAGTGTTAACACTGCATGTAAATGGTATGAGGATGATTCATTTGTATTGTCTTACCAAGTGACTCAAGTGTATTACTTGGTCAATCCAATGATAGAGGCtaatgaagatagtggagagataagtTTGCGAGTCATACAAAagtttgttcatcaaaatatttatgatgtaaGAACGGTAGTGGAGGATCTTAGTGAAGATAAAGATGACACTTCGAGTATAGAGATATACCAAGACAGTGGATgggatattaatttatttgttaaccTTGGTGCAGTCGAACTAATCCCATTATCCAGAGATGAAGTTCCACAGTACATCTTGATACATCGGTATTAAGTGATCATCCGGTTGAAGATATTGATGACTTggtggaggatgatgatgatgatgatgaaccAGATCCCGCAGATGAGTGGATGCTACGAATGATGTTATTGAAGGAGAATCTGAAATAAGCATGGACAATACGTCTGAGGATGATGGATATTAAatatagtaaattttttattttaagtagatTGTGCTATAGAATTTTCATAAgaagatgataatgatgatgatgaactaGATCTCGAAGATTAGACGAATGCTATGAATGATGTTATAGAACAAGATTCCAAAACAAGAATGGACACTATGTTTGAGGATGATGGAGATTAAATGTagtaaattctttattttaagtAGATTGTGCTATAGATCtttcataattacttttttgTAACTTCGCTAACAATGATAATGATTTTGAAGGATGCCACCAAAgtgacaacgaagaaatgtatCTTCCCCGCCAAGTCCAGAACAAGTTGAGGACTTGCCAACTGAGGACCCCACCCTTGATGATCTTGATAAGAGGCAAACCAGTCAACACCTGGCTATAAGTACATTGTTgccaaaaatttattatttatatactactTGGGgagaattaaatgttttttttataaaatatttttttagacaaacaCTATGCAATAACTGGTGGGACACACAACTATCAAATCtctcaaaaagttaaaactatctcatctcacttctacATCCAGACACATAAATTGTTAAAaactaactcatctcatcttaactcaacaagCTCGCTACTATTCAGAAactattttaactcatttatcgCAACTCGTTATCCAAACGAGgccataattctttttattgaattaacactttttaacttaatatatatatatatatatattatatatatatattaggattaGACTCATCACTCATGTAACCCCTTTATCAATCATGCCACTAtgaaataattatgattttgtaaCGCCCCAGCCCCAAATGGGTTAGATAGTTACTAACTGTCACCTAGAATCATATCTCATAAGATAGATATAGACtccaatttctcaattacacatagctctcattgttttaaactaactattctaaaataatttactaGAAACTCCACcaagtctcaaaataaatgtcaactttccaaaataccaagttaacagaacaaaacaaatctcctcaataaaatctcaaataacCATGGCATTCTTTTGTGCGTAATCCACTGTGCTTAACTAATCTCGTCCATACTCTCTAAACTTAAACCTCAACTGAAATATTcagattatttgaaaaatattgtatagataaggggtgagttattaataACTCAGGAAGTAGAGAATATTTACTAGTACATAAACATGAgtcatttacagagttcagaatgtaaaataaaacatgtagtTTCTGAATGCTGGGACAAAAcatgttatataaatatcagagcaatagttaagaaaatactCATATTCAAAAGTTCtatagcataacataactgaagcTCATCATCATATAATCTCATATGATATAGTATTAGAGCACCATATAAGACTAGAGGCCATATTTAatcctcgtggtagggttgtgctatccccggtggccgaACTGGGCAGAGACAGAAGTGAATCTTTCTCTTATCATTCTCGAAACTCctagtgtgcacacaggaaagaccacataaaaaaccACTTTGATCCAAAATGGGTGTACTCAGacacagagaagttggtactaACACAAACAGAgaccacaattttacacccatGATAAGGTCAGAGCAGAATATAGCAGAGCAGCAGTAGAGCTAGCTAGATAATCAAACAGAGTAATGAACAgaatcatatcattttcacataatcaaaacaGATTCTAAGCATTTTCACttaacatgcacaaattttcagatttcatatttactttttttgcgCAGGTCAAGaataaaatgcaaaaattttgctcatgtttataccagtcatgacagaaaatactctattttatttagatttcatgagtatgcagaagacataactgaggttgtttccatattacttttcaaaacaaacatgcatattttcacaaatcaaCCTTaatccatttcttttcttttatgtaaagcCTAGTATAGAAATCCCGCTTACTTAGACTTTTTAActtctttcaattttctcacAACAGTGCTAAGGGAATATCAATTATTGCCTGTATAAAAATCACGTGCGTAAATTTTTAACTGAACACATACTTCGTGGGTAATGGGTTTTTCCGTTAATTTCTGGGGTGGGTGAGCGGGTGAGCGACGGTGGCTGTCTAGGGTGACAAAacatgaaaatgagagagagagagagagagattactgAGAGATTGGAACGCCGAAGTTATGGCTAAATTGACGGTGGTGGAAACTTCTGTGCGTGATGGTGTAGCAAGAGGACGTTCGACTGATCTGGGTTGACGTGAAGCTTCTGGTGCAGTGGTGCAGTGGCCTGATTGATGGTGTAGCGAGAGGACGTTCGTTGCCACTGGTTCGTACATGGTGCAGTGGCCTGATTGCGTGTGGCCGTCCTTGATTGCTGTGGGGTGGAGGAGAGGAGATGTGGTTTACAGTGGGGCTGTGGCTGAGGCTATAgtaggggagagagagatgggggggGTGATATTTCACCTTGTTTCTGGTGTTGTCGTGCTTGGAGATGTTGACTGCTATGGTGATTGATGGTTCACGGGTGGGCTACGGTGCACGGACGGCAAGTGGCTGGGTAGCTTGCTGAGGAGCTGTGCTTAATGGAAGAGCCAGTCTCTGTTTTCGTGAGTGCAAAACAAGGGCGGTGAATGTGGTACTTGTGGTGGTTTCTATTGTTTTTGGCCTCGAATGTTGGCTGGGTAGCGTGGGTCATGGTGCAGATTGGCAACATAGAGGGGTTGGGCAATCATGGTGTGGAGGGTGTTGCTCGGTCTCTGTTTCTCACGGTGATGCACAGTGGGACTTCCTGTGGTGGTTATTCCTAGCTTAGTCGTGCGAATGGTGGTGTTGCACCACCTCAGTGGGACCTTTGGTTGGCAACAttagagcattgacaatggACTAAccaaatgccaatgcaagtctataatttagctagatgtaaaaaaaaacatctacattggactagctaaaaaTCTAATGTTAAAGACTTTAGCCACAGTAAAATTAAGTTCCTGTCCAAATATAGCGAGTTACTGTTCATGGTTTATactagtattttattatttcatatacTTCCCacgttattttctctttcctcgtCTATTTCCCtcgttttcatttcttcttcccgAAACACACATCTCCGTAGCCCTTCGCCTTCTTCACCCGTGAGCATCGAAGAGACCTCTGTCTTCTTCAACCGCGAGACGCCTTCTCTCCGTCGTCCTGCCGTCGTCTTCCAGCCCAAAAGGTAATTTCTCTTCCtcgctcctccctccctcttctctgCGACGatttcctctccctcttctctttctattttctcacaTTTCATGAAGTGATTGACACTGTGTTTAGGGTTTGCGCGGAACACTGTCACAAGGTTGCCTTGCCCGTGAATCCTCGTCCAAAGATTGCACATTTCCTCTACAAACTGAACTTCAAAATCGCGATTGGGGTATTTTCGTGTAACTGATTTGAGATTTCGGtattttggtttgtgatttggGTATTTGTCTGTGGTCATGCGTAGTGTTTAATGATTATGGTATTTTGCTTTGAGATTTCGGtattttggtttgtgatttgggtatttttgtgCTGGAATCTGATTTGAGATTTGGGTATTGTGGTTTCTAaattgggtatttttggtttgaatatggtATTAAAACATCTTTTATAGTTTAGAAGATTAAGTTGACAGTAAccaaaagattatttataaactttgaAGAATTATAAAGGCACCATATATACCTAAATTTGCTGTGAAGTTTGCTCCCACGTAGTTGAAACAACATAAAGAACAAagtgagaaagaaaagagagaactgAAACCTTCTTGAACTGAAAAGATGATACCAAACACATGCAGATAAGACTCGTACAGACAAACAATCATCACTTACTTCAATGTCCAAGAGGGCATTGAGGCCATCTGCCAATGAttctagcatgcatgcatcctgAAAGGAAATTGTTCGATAAGTATACTatgaacaaatatatatgtggGTGGATGGCTGTGTTTGGTCTGCAGATGTTCATAAGTGATGAAGAACCAATATAGAGTGATAAAGAGAGATCAACCTAGCTTACCAACTCACCAGTAACTTTATGGCCGTTATTAGGAAGGACATAGTTGTTTCTTACACAGTAGAGCCTGAAGGAAGCTCGTGCAAGTTGGAAAGCATCCCATGTATGAGTTGATGAACTGCAATCCAACAGATAAATGAAACGCCATGTCAAGCTCATATCATATTATCtaactcttattattattattattatttaaggcCTTGAAAACCCTCCCCCTTCCAATaacgaaaataaaagaaaaataaaataagaagacaCAAAGCAGCTTGTGAATCCCTTGCAAGagttaaacatatttaattgACCCACAAACTTCATACATATAGTCTGGCACTTATAGAGAGAGTAGTTCTGTTCGATTATTTATCTTGCCTCCAAACATGCACATGGAAATTTTTGTTCATACATTGCCTCAAAAATTGTAGAGATAAACCTCACCATGCACCTACTTGGTAAAGATAATATACCTCTGTACCACCGAAAATAATGCATGACGAAAATGGCAAGCAGCATAATAAGAAATTGCATTCTTCCAATATATCAACTAAATTATTGGATTGTTTTCATGGAATAGtggattatttttgtaattttagtggactgttttgtaattattggactgtttttatGTGTAGAAGAAATGTTTGTATGTTTGTATGCTACTTTATGGTATATTTGTCTTTGTTTAAGAAATAGGAGTATTAtagactgttttgtaattattggactgtttttatGGGTAGAAGAAATGTGACTCATGTTTGTATGCTACTTTAtggtatatttgtatttgtttaagAAATAGGAGTGTTACATTCACttgtttttgagtttatttgatgCTTATCACAATATAGTTTTACAATGAAGTTAGGATTTCACCtttagatatatgtatatatatatatataatatatatatgttgcatttGTGGAGTTCTATAGTGTTGATATTGGCTGTTTCAGTCACTGTTCCAAACTCAATCAGTGTATAACTTCACCCAATCTGCTATAAGTCTGTGAATGTTGTGAATATGCTGGAATCTTGTGAATTTGGACTTATATTGGGTCAATTTTTTGACTCCTtgaaaatttcatctttttcaagGATGGACACACATTTTGAGGATGACCAATTCTTCACCTCTCTCTTACAAAGTGGGGGAGGAGGTTATAATAGCACCCCAACGCAACATTATAATGTTGTGATCCAAGCAACTACAACTGACGGTGAAAAGAGGCATCATTCAAGAAAAGTTCAAAGAGGTGCATCTTTCACTGTAGAGGAGGATAATCTCTTCGTCTCACCTTGGCTCAACATTAGCATCGATGCGATAAGAGATACTGATCAAAAGTCAACTCAAATGTGGGAAAGAATTACcacattttatcatgaatataaaaaaccaaacattGTTGACCGTTCTGAGGGCTCATTGATGAATCGATGGTCCACGATTCAAAAATTGACAAATAAGTTCTGTGCATATATAGCACAGGTAGAGTCATTGCACCAGAGTGGTACaaccgagcaagacaaggtatgtaattattggatttttaatcatgaatttATGTTGGACTTATTTATGAACTAAAACATATTCCTTCACCTTTATAGATTGAGAAGGCCAAGATGTTGTACAAAGAGATGGTAGGGTCTAATTTTACAATGGAACATTGTTGGTGTCttttgagacaccaaccaaaatggcagcaACACATATCTACCTTTGGTAAGAAGAGAAAgccacaagaaaaatatgttggtgAAGTTGATGTTGATTTAGCCGAGGAGGACCTGGAGGTTCTTACTGAGAGATCTCCAGGCAAAAAagttgagaaagaaagggagcgGAAGTCGATGGAAGGCAAAGAGGTAGAGATCAAAACAGCGTTGGCTAAAATGACCGAGGATAGAGCGACGACCATAGAAGAGCGGAGAAATGCTATGTTGAAAGCAGAtgaaaaaagtgagaaagtatttgaactaaagaagaagaaatttgaactagaggagaagaaatttgaactagagCAGAAGAATTTTGAACTAAAGATAATGATGCTAGATATACGTGGCATGAATGCCATGCAACAAGAATATTTCAGTAATATTCAATTAGCAATTTTTAAGGATTCGAAGTCCCATTCCGGATGTACATCTACATCTCCTTCAACACCTTATGAAGGTGTCTAACTTCTAGTGTTGGTAGTACagtattttttgagaatttagtggctgcccagccacatgtggaatgtaattagtggactgttttgtaattattggactgtttcgatgattagtggactgtttttgtatatttagtagactgttttgtaattagtggactgttttgatggaagggtggactgttttgtaattattagactTTTTGAtagattagtggactgtttttgtaatggcaatgaactgttttgtaattattggattgttttgatggattagtggactgttttgtaattttagtgctaaaatttagacttgacaatgaataggccattgccaatgctctcaAGGGCTGGAGTGCGGCCTGTCGTACGTGGGGAGGGGCTTGAGAGATGGTTGTTGTTGCGTATTGGTGGTCAGGCTAGCCATGGCCTCTCGGTAGGGGAAAGATAAGGCCATAGGCCAGGAGAGCTTGGCATGCGTGAATGGGCAGTTGCGTCTTCACTGGAGGGGGCTTATAAGGTAGTGAGGAAGAAATTGCTCTGAATTGTGGCAGTGGGTAAGAAACTGCTCTGGCctttatctatatatacacGCTATTAGAAACCCTAACGAAAGTAAAGGGAGAAATCAACGTGGATGGAGTTATGTACGGGTCTAGAGAAGTGCTCTGATCCAAGAATCTCCAGTGTTTGCCATATTTTTATGGCCAAGTTCTCAATAATTTTCAATGGGCTTATTTGgtctataaattattaaatgggCTTTAACTGATTTATTGTGCCCGAAATCACTCATTAAACTCAACAGgccttaaaataaacattttaattctCGGGCGTTGTTAAAATTCCAGCTAACCAATGGTTATAGAGTGGTGGCTTATACAAGATTAACCAATAAATCTTAaatgagatttatgaaatattGACCCGTTAAACGTAATTTATGACACGAAATTATTTGTCAAAGTCGTATCATGTGAACGCTAACCCTTCCATGGAATTTTCACGTCCTAATTTtaaggctcgtttgttttcgaagatgagaagagatgagttgaaattaaagttaaaaagttaaataaaatattattaaaatatattttttaatattatttttattttaaaatttaaaaaaatttaattatttattttattttgtattaaaaattaaaaaaattataatgattaaatgatatgagatcagatattttctgaaaataaacaaGATAATTAACGCCGAAAGGTATTAACGCCTAAATTACCAAGTAGTACTAGGGGGACCACTCCAAATCAAGCATCTAATATTCTTGGTCAATTGAGTCgtgtatataataaagtatataaTATTCATACTCTATATATTGGAATTAATGttaaataataatgtataaacTGATCGGAATAAATAATACATTAAAACAACACTTGTATGCAAAAAGCAGGAAAAAGTTTACTGCTTTATCAGCATTTATATTTGTAATGTCTGTTATCATCATCCCATtggttgataattatatttgtatatatttgtaatacatttaatacatagttatagactatagtgatttagttatagtgattagtatcactataataatacattgatactaaatatatatagttatacactatagtaatttagttatatatagtgattagtataacaatataatagtattaatattagactataagttttagttatagtgatttaatataactatattagtataactataactatagtttatattagactattagtattagttatatgttagtattagttatagtgatttagtataactatattagtataactactaatgtcttatgtacttatcaaaatttagtaataatatttgagtgattttctttctttttatatattatatataaaacttatatatataaaatattttgtataatattatttttgcataaaatttatgaattcatCATAACTTCTAGTTCTATAAGACTAgaagttaatattttaaatttatatataatatatgtagtgGACTATAAGTAGGACTAAgtctatatacataattatgaatattataaattatatatatatatatataacttttggttattatatatattgttttatagttgtataaatatatacgagTTGAGCTCACGAGTCGAGTAGAGCTTCATACAAGTTTGTTCACAAACATTAATCAAGCCAATTGAACTTTATACGAGtttgtattatttaataattgagCCTAATTTTATGTTTACAAACGTTCTATTTAATATTCGATTCGATTCAAGTCGATTTTGAATATAATCgaatttattcaaaatcgaGTTGAATT carries:
- the LOC108996135 gene encoding glutathione S-transferase T2-like, whose translation is MDTHFEDDQFFTSLLQSGGGGYNSTPTQHYNVVIQATTTDGEKRHHSRKVQRGASFTVEEDNLFVSPWLNISIDAIRDTDQKSTQMWERITTFYHEYKKPNIVDRSEGSLMNRWSTIQKLTNKFCAYIAQVESLHQSGTTEQDKIEKAKMLYKEMVGSNFTMEHCWCLLRHQPKWQQHISTFGKKRKPQEKYVGEVDVDLAEEDLEVLTERSPGKKVEKERERKSMEGKEVEIKTALAKMTEDRATTIEERRNAMLKADEKSEKDSKSHSGCTSTSPSTPYEGV